The following are from one region of the Streptococcus sp. 1643 genome:
- a CDS encoding YozE family protein, whose protein sequence is MRKSFYTWLMTERNPKSNSPKAILADLAFEESAFPKHTDDFDEVSRFLEEHASFSFNLGDFDAIWQEYLEH, encoded by the coding sequence TTGAGAAAATCATTTTACACTTGGCTCATGACCGAGCGCAATCCTAAAAGTAATAGCCCCAAAGCCATTTTGGCAGATCTCGCTTTTGAGGAGTCAGCTTTTCCAAAACACACGGATGATTTTGATGAGGTGAGTCGCTTTTTGGAGGAGCATGCCAGCTTCTCTTTTAACCTAGGAGACTTTGACGCCATCTGGCAAGAATACTTAGAACACTAG
- a CDS encoding PhoH family protein, protein MKEHSIDIQLSHPDDLFHLFGSNERHLRLMEEELDVVIHARTEIVQVIGEESACEEARQVIQALMVLVNRGITVGTPDVVTAISMVKNDEIDKFVALYEEEIIKDNTGKPIRVKTLGQKLYVDSVKQHDVTFGIGPAGTGKTFLAVTLAVTALKRGQVKRIILTRPAVEAGESLGFLPGDLKEKVDPYLRPVYDALYQILGKDQTTRLMEREIIEIAPLAYMRGRTLDDAFVILDEAQNTTIMQMKMFLTRLGFNSKMIVNGDISQIDLPRNVKSGLIDAQEKLKNIHQIDFVHFSAKDVVRHPVVAQIIRAYEPAPVKVEEKNQETE, encoded by the coding sequence TTGAAGGAACATTCAATAGACATTCAACTAAGTCACCCAGATGACTTGTTCCATCTTTTTGGTTCCAATGAGCGCCATCTTCGTTTGATGGAAGAAGAGCTCGATGTGGTGATTCATGCCCGTACGGAAATTGTCCAGGTTATCGGAGAAGAGTCTGCCTGTGAGGAAGCCCGTCAGGTTATCCAAGCATTGATGGTTTTGGTGAATAGAGGAATAACGGTTGGCACGCCAGATGTGGTGACTGCGATTAGCATGGTCAAAAACGATGAAATCGACAAGTTTGTCGCCCTTTACGAAGAAGAAATTATCAAGGACAATACTGGGAAACCGATCCGTGTCAAAACCTTGGGTCAAAAGCTTTATGTGGACAGTGTCAAACAGCATGATGTGACCTTTGGAATCGGACCTGCAGGGACAGGGAAGACCTTTCTTGCAGTGACCTTGGCAGTAACTGCCCTTAAACGTGGGCAGGTCAAGCGGATTATCCTTACTCGTCCAGCAGTGGAAGCAGGTGAGAGTCTAGGATTTCTTCCAGGTGATCTCAAGGAGAAGGTGGATCCTTATCTTCGACCAGTTTACGATGCCTTGTATCAGATTCTCGGCAAAGATCAGACGACCCGTCTCATGGAGCGTGAAATTATCGAAATCGCGCCTCTTGCCTACATGCGTGGGCGGACCTTGGACGATGCTTTTGTCATTCTCGATGAGGCACAAAATACGACCATCATGCAGATGAAGATGTTCCTGACTCGTTTAGGCTTTAATTCCAAGATGATTGTCAATGGAGATATCAGCCAGATTGACCTGCCACGTAATGTTAAATCCGGTTTGATTGATGCTCAAGAAAAGCTCAAGAACATTCACCAAATCGACTTTGTTCATTTTTCAGCCAAGGATGTGGTTCGCCATCCAGTTGTCGCTCAGATTATCCGAGCTTATGAACCGGCTCCAGTTAAGGTTGAAGAAAAGAATCAAGAAACAGAATAG